CCGCCTGGAACTGCTCCACGTAGGAGTCCATCCGGCCCGCGGTCGTGGGCCCGAACGAGCCGGACGCGTAGCCCTCGGGCGTCTTGGCCGGGCCCGCGTAGTACACCGGGTGGTCCTTCAGGTACTGCGGCACCGGCTCGCCCGCGTCCAGGCGCTCCTTGATCTTGGCGTGCGCGATGTCGCGGGCCACCACCAGCGGGCCGGTCAGCGACACGCGCGTCTTCACCGGCAGCTTCGACAGCGCCTCGCGGATCTCGGCCATCGGCCGGTTCAGGTCGATCCGCACGACCTCGTCGGACAGCTCCTCGCCCCGCACGTCCGGCAGGAAGTGGGCCGGGTCGCGCTCCAGCTGCTCCAGGAACAGGCCCTCGGGCGTGATCTTCGCCTTGGCCTGCCGGTCCGCCGAGCACGACACCGCGATGCCCACCGGGCACGACGCGCCGTGCCGGGGCAGCCGGATGACGCGCACGTCGTGGCAGAAGTACTTGCCGCCGAACTGGGCGCCGATGCCGAAGTCGCGGGTCAGCTCCAGCACCTGCTGCTCCAGGTCGACGTCCCGGAACGCGTGGCCCAGCGCGGAGCCCTCGGTCGGCAGGCCGTCGAGGTAGCGGGCCGACGCGAGCTTGGCCACCTTCAGGTTCTGCTCCGCCGACAGGCCGCCGACGACCACGGCCAGGTGGTACGGCGGGCACGCGGCCGTGCCGAGCGAGCGCAGCTTCTCGTCCAGGAACCGCGCCAGCCGCGACGGGTTCAGCAGCGCCTTGGTCTCCTGGTACAGGAACGTCTTGTTGGCCGACCCGCCGCCCTTGGCCATGAACAGGAACTCGTACTTCGGCTCCGTGCCGGGCGCGGTGAACAGGTCGATCTGCGCGGGCAGGTTGGTGCCGGTGTTGCGCTCGTCCCAGAACGTGACCGGCGCCATCTGCGAGTAGCGCAGGTTCAGCTCCTGGTAGGCATCGAAGATGCCCCGCGACAGGGCCTCCTCGTCGGTGCCGCCGGTCAGCACGGACTCGGTGCGCTTGCCCATCACGATCGCGGTGCCGGTGTCCTGGCACATCGGCAGCACGCCGCCCGCCGCGATGCAGGCGTTGCGCAGCAGGTCCATGGCGACGAACCGGTCGTTGCCGCTGGCCTCCGGGTCGTCGACGATCGCGCGCAGCTGCGCCAGGTGCGAGGGGCGCAGCAGGTGCTGGATGTCGCGGATGGCCTCCTTGGCCAGCAGCGTCAGCGCCGACGGCTCGACCTGGAGGAACGTCCGGCCGGCGGCCTCGACCACCGACACCCCGTCCGGCGAGACCAGCCGGTACTCGGTGTGGTTGTCCTTGGCCAGGGGCAGGACGTCGGTGTACTGGAACGTGGTGGGCACAGCGGGCACGTCGCGGGCTCCCTTGCGCGCGTTCGGGTTCCGCCGAACCTATACCGATCGCGCGCCCGAATCCGCCCGGCCGTGGTGTGATTCGCGTCGTGGTCTTCAGCCTCACCAAGCGCAGGCTCACCGCGGACCGGCTCGACGCGCTGGCCCGCCGGGCCCTCGGCGCGCCGCTGGCCGCGCACGTCGAGCTGACCGAGGGCATGTTCAACACCGCCTACCGGCTCACCGCCGCCGACGGCCGCGAGGCCGTGCTCAAGGTCGCGCCGCCGCCGGACGTGCCGCTGCTCACCTACGAGCGCGACCTGATGAGCACCGAGGCCCTGGCGTTCCGGCTGATGGCCGAGCGGGGGCTGCCCGTGCCGGAGGTGCTGCTGCACGAGGACGGGCTGCTGCTGATGACCGCGCTGCGGGGCGCGCCGTGGCACGCGGCCGGCCTGTCCGGGGTCGAGCGCGCGGCGCTGCGCCGGGAGCTGGGCGGGGTCGTGCGGCGCCTGCACGGGATCACCGGCGAGGTGTTCGGCTACGTCCAGGGGCCGAACGGGGCCACGTGGCGGGAGGCGTTCGGGAACATGGTCGCCGCGGTGCTCGCCGACGCCCGGCGGTTCGGGGTGGAGCTGCCGGACGTGCGACCCGCGTTCGACGGGTGCGCCGACCTGCTGGACGAGGTCACCACACCCGTTCTGGTGCACTTCGACCTGTGGGAAGCCAACATCTTCGTGGCTGACGGTCACATCGAGGGCATCATCGACCCGGAACGGGCGTTCTTCGGCGACCCGTTGGCGGAAATCCCGAGCGTGGCCCTGTTCAGCGAGCCGGACGAGGACTACCTGGCCGGGTACGGCGTGACCGGGTTCAGCGAGGCCGAGCGGACCAGGATCGCGCTCTACCGCGCCTACCTGTGCCTGGTGATGCTCGTCGAGGGGGTGCCGCGCGGGTACTCCGGGCCGGAGCGGGAGCAGCACGTGGCGTTCTTCCGGGCGAAGCTGGCCGAGTACCTGGACCTGTGAGGCGGGCCGGCCGGGGAGCCCGGGCACGGCAATGCGGAAGGCCGGGCCGGCCCCCGACCGCCCCGACCTTCCTCGGCGTGCGACGGCTCCACGTGATGGGGTGGAGGCGTCGCGCAGCTCGTTGTAACGCACGACCGTGCCGTGGCGGACGTCACAAGTCAACCCGGCTGAACGGGTGAACCGCGCTGGTCCGCCCGTCGGGATCGCCGAAGTCCCCCGTTCGGCGGCTTGGCCGGTGCGGCGCCCCGCCGCAGGCGGCTGCCCGCCCCGGCAGGCGCGGCGCCAGGCGTCCCGCCTCGGTCGGCTCCCGATTCCGGCCGGCACAGCACCGGGCGCCCCGCCTCAGCCGGCTCCCGGTCCCGGCAGGCGCGGAGCCAAGCGCCCCGCCTCCGTCGGCTCCCGGTCCCGGTCGGCACAGCACCAGGCGCCCCGCCTCGGCCGGGGTCCGGCCTCGGCGGCGCGCCCACCCCGGTCGGCGCCCCGTGCTCCCCGGCGTTGCCCAGCGCTCCCCGGTCTCCCCGATCTCCCCGTGCTCCCCGGCACTGCCCGCGTGAACTCAGCTGGCGTAGGCGCGCAGCCGGGCGGCCCGCTCACCCTGCCGCAGCTTCGCCATGACCTCCCGCTCGATCTGCCGCACCCGCTCCCTCGACAGCCCGAACTGCTTGCCGATCTGGTCCAGGGTGCGCGGCTGCCCGTCCTCCAGCCCGTAGCGCAGCCGGATCACCGCCTGCTCGCGCGGCTCCAGCGTGGCCAGCACCCGGCGCAGGTCGTCCTGCAGCAGGCCGGAGATGACCGCGCTCTCCGCGTCCGTGGCGTCGGAGTCCTCGATGAAGTCGCCCAGCGGGGCGTCCTCCTCGGTGCCGACCGGCATGTCCAGGCTCACCGGGTCGCGCGCGTGGTCGAGCAGGTCGGACACCTTGTCCGGCGACAGGCCCGACTCCTTGGCCAGCTCCTCGTTGGTCGCCTCGCGGCCGAGCTGCTGGTGCAGGTCGCGCTTGATCCGGGCCAGCTTGTTGACCTGCTCCACCAGGTGGACCGGGAGCCGGATGGTGCGGCCCTGGTCCGCCATTCCGCGGGTGATCGCCTGGCGGATCCACCACGTGGCGTAGGTGGAGAACTTGAAACCCTTGGTGTAGTCGAACTTCTCCACCGCGCGGATCAAACCCAGGTTCCCTTCCTGGATGAGGTCCAACAGCGGCATTCCGCGGCCGGTGTACCGCTTGGCGAGCGATACCACCAACCGCAGATTCGCTTCGAGCAGGTGGTTCTTCGCGACGTGGCCGTCGCGGATCAGCGCACGAAGTTCGCCGCGGCGCACATCGGTCAGACCGGACTTGGTCTCCAGCATGTGCTGCGCGAACACCCCCGCTTCGATGCGCTTGGCGAGTTCCACTTCCTCGGCCGCGGTCAGCAGCGCTGTCTTGCCGATGCCGTTCAGGTACACCCGAACGAGGTCGGCGGCCGGTCCCTGGGCGTCGAGGTCCATCTCGGCGCTGGTGCTGGTCTGCTCGTTCCCGACCTCTCGGTCGAGGACCTTCGGGACGGTCATGGAGCTCCCTCCCCCTTGTCGCGGGCTGGCAGTGCGGTCGTGTCGCGCACTCCGCGCTGCGCTGCGCGGTCACCTTTCGGTGTCTGACACTTGGGAGAACGCAAACCCGATCGAAATGGTTCCCGCATCCTCGACCTGGAAGACGTCACTGCCGTCACAGCGGTTGCGCCCGGAATCCTGAGGATTTCCTGAGAAGGATCTTAGAGTTCCACCAACACGGTGAACGGACCGTCGTTCGCACTGCGCACGGACATCATGGCGCCGAACCGTCCTGTTTGAACCCGAGCACCCCTCAGGCGCAGTTCGGACACCACGGCTTCGACCAAAGGCGCCGCGTGCCCGGGCCGGGCGGCGGCCGTCCACGACGGCCGCCGCCCCTTCCTCGTCTCGCCGTAGAGGGTGAACTGGCTCACCACGAGCAGCGGCGCGCCGGTGGTGGCGCACGACTCCTCGTCCCGCAGCACGCGCAGTTCGTGCAGCTTGCGCGCCATCAGCGGCGCCTTGTCGGGAGTGTCGTCGGCGTGCACCCCCAGCAGCACCAACAGCCCGGGCTCGTCGATGGTGCCGACGACCTCGCCCTCCACCGTCACGGACGCCTCTGTGACTCTCATCACAACAGCTCTCACGCGGGCACGACCATCCCGTGCCGGACCAGCTCGCGCACCACCGGCAGCGCCGCCGCGGCCAGCGCGTCCGCGTCCAGGTCCTCGGCGTAGGCCAGCAGGGTGATCAGGTCCTCCAGCGGCAGCACGCCGCGGAAACCGGCCAGCAGCCGCGCCGCGACCTCGTCCAGCTCGTGCTGCCACCCGGGCCCGTCGGTGCGGTGCAGGCGGCGCACGACCGCCTCCCAGCCCTCCTCCGACGGCGAGGACACCTCTTCGAGCAGCACGGAGGCGGGCACCGTGAACCGCGTCTTGAGCAGGTCGTCGTTGCCGCGCTCGCGCAGCCACGCGACGCGGTCGAGCCAGGCGGCGGACTCGGGGCCCAGCGGGTCGTCGTAGGCGTGGCGCAGGTCCTCGCAGACGACCTCGGCGTGCGCGGCGTCGGTGCGGCGCAGCGTGACGAAGCCGAAGCCGATGCCCTCGACGTCGTGCTCGGCGAACCAGTCCAGCCAGGCGCCCGCCTTGGCGCGGCCCTCGTCGCCGCGCGGGTCCACGCCCGCGTCGCGCAGCCAGGTGCCCACGTACAGCGTCGGGTCGGCGACGTCGCGCTGCACGAACCAGGCGTCCACGCCGCCGCGCGGCAGCCAGGAGGAGACCCGGTCGGCCCAGTCCTCGCCCCGGCGGTGCAGCCAGGACGCCAGTAGCTGCCCGACACCGCCCTCGTTGAGGAACGACGGCATCTGGCGCACCACGAGCGCGCTGGCGTCGTCGCCGCCCAGGCCGGAGTCGCGGTAGACGTAGTCGACGCGCGGGGGCCCCACCACGAACGGCGGGTTGCACACCACCTGGTCGAACCGCCGCCCGCGCAGGGGCCCGAACCACTCGCCCCGGCGCAGCTCGACCTCGACCTCGTTCAGCCGGAACGTGCCCGTCGCCAGGGCCAGCGCCCGCTCGGACAGGTCGGTGGCGGTGATCCGCCGGGCGTGGCGGCTCGCGTGCAGGGCCTGGACGCCGCACCCCGTGCCCAGGTCGAGCAGGGTGTCCACGGGCCGCCGCGACGTGGCGCGGGCCAGGCTGATCGAGGCGTGGCCGACGCCCAGCACGTGGTCGGCGGGCACGGGCCCGCCGCGCTGGTCGGAGTCCAGGTCGGCGACGACCCACCAGGACCCCTCGTCGTCGCCGTAGGGCCGGATGTCCAGCCCCGCGCGCAACCGGTCGCCCTCGCCGCGCAGCACCTCGTTGCGGACCGCGTCCTCCAGGTCCACCCCCGGCAGCGCCGACCGCACGTCCTTCTCCTCCTCGGCGTCACCGAGCAGGAACAGCCGCACCAGCGTGCCGAGCGCCCCGGCGTCGAGCGACGCGCGCCGGGCGGCCTCGGGCTCACCGCGCCCCAGCGCGGCGTGGGCCTGCGGCCCCAGGGCCTCGACCACCCCGTCCGCGTCGTACCCGGCGTCCCGGAACGCCTCGCGCAACCGAGCGGTCAGTTCAACAGAAAGATCAGGGAGCACCGCAGCATCGTCCCGCGCCCCCACCCCCCACGCCCGCCCACCCCACCTCCCCTCCGGCGTGTCATGCCCTCAACCCGCGCGTGTCATGCATTCAGTCCGCGCGTGTCATGCGTTCAAACCCCGCGTGTCATGCATTCAGCGCTCGTGTGCCGGCGAATGTCGAACTCGGTGGTTCTGAATGCATGACCCGCGGGTGTTGGAGGCATGACTCGCGGGAGCTGAGTGCATGACACGCCGGTTCTGGAGGCATGACTCGCCGGGATTAAGGGGGTGGGGTTATGGCCAGGGCGATGGCCATGGCCAGGCGTTGGTCTGGGTTGTCGAGGGGGAGGGGGGTTACTTCGGCCATGCGCTGCATGCGGTAGCGGAGGGTGTTCGGGTGCACGGCCAGGGCGCGGGCGGCCTCGCGGGCGTCGCCCTGGGCGGCCAGCCAGGCGCGGAGGGTCGAGGCGTACTGGGTGCCGTGCCGGGCGTCGTGGTCCAGGAGGTCGGCCACGGGGCCCCGGGTGGGCAAGCGGCCCGCCTCGGCCACGCCCGCCAGCCGCCGCAGCAGGACGTGCGACCACGAGTCGTCGTAGACGACCGGGTTGCCGGACGAGAGGGCCAGGCACTCGTCGGCCTCGGCGCGGGACGCGGGCAGCGACCCGGCGTCCGCCCGGCCGCCCACCCCGGCCTGCACCACGGCCTCCGCCGGCAGCTCGCGGACCAGGGCGCGGACCCACTCGACCGCCGCCGCCGGGTCGTCACCGCACGGCAGCACCGTGTAGAGCACGTTGCCGAACAGCGCCGACCGCCCGGGCCGCGACCAGCCGAACCCCGCCGTGGCCCGGGAGAACGCCAGCAGCGCCGCCCCGTGCTCGCCCTCGCCGGCGTGCGCCTGCACCGCGATCACCCGCAGGTCGGTCGACGGCAGCCCCAGCCGCGCCAGGCTGCCCGGCGCGCCCGCGTCCAGCGCCTCGATCACCAGGTCCGCCTCGGCCTGCCGCTCCAGGTCCGCCGACGCCCGCGCCCGCAGCAGGTGCAGCGCCGCCGTCCGCGCCCCGTCCACCAGGGCCGCGTGCCGGACCGCGTCCACCGCCGCGTCGACCTCCACCCACACCGACCCCAGCAGCTCCCGCCCCGCCCGCACGGCCGCCACCAGCCGCCCGCCGAGCTGGTCGGTGAGCTTCGGCACGAACATCGGCTCGTCGGACCGCGCCAGGTGCGCGAACACGCCGTAGGAGTCCAGCGCCCGCCGCGCCTCCTCCGGCACCCGCCGCCCCAGGATGGTCTGCACCCGCACCGGGTCCACGTCCTGCTGCCGGTACGAGTAGGCCAGCACCCGCGACTGCTGGTCCTCGATGGTCACCGGCCCGCCGACCACCGCCGCGATCGCGTCGGCCACCGCGAACAGGTCGCCCGCGCCCTGACCGCCCAGCACCAGCGTCTGCGCCACGTTCGCCAGCTGCCCCCACGGCACCGACGGGTCCACCAGCAGCACCGCCGCCCCGGACCGCCGCGCCGCCGCGGCGACCCGCTCGTCCAGCGGCGGCGCGCCGTGCAGCACGACGGCCGCCGCCGCGGTCCCGCCGACCAGCCGCGCCGCCGCGGCGGGCGTGGGCACGCCGAGGCCGAGCAGCACGTCGTCGGGCGCCGCCGCGGTGTGCTCGGCCGGGTCGTGCAGCGCCACGCCGCGCAGCTCGACGTCCCGGCCGCGCGGCGCGCAGCTCAGGTGCGTGCCCAGGCTCCCGAGCACGTCCACCAGCCGATCAAGGGCGACCACAGCCGGATCGTAGGGGCCGAACGGCCGCAACCGCGGCGCGAATCACCCCGCACCCGTTGTGTCCACCCCGGTGCGGGGTGGGACCATGGGTGCATTGGAGGTGATGTCGTGACCAACCCCGAGCGCGACAGCACACCGGTGCTCATCACCGAGGCGGCTCCCTCCTACGAGGAGCAGCACGCCGCCCGCAAGCGCAAGTACGCGATCATGATGAGCGCGCGCATCCCGTGCCTCATCCTCGCCATGGTCTTCCACCAGACCTGGTGGCTGGCGCTCGCCTTCCTCCTGCTGTCCGTGCCGCTGCCCTGGATGGCCGTGCTGATCGCGAACGACCGGCCGCCCCGCAAGGCGGAGAAGGCCAGCCGCTTCGTCCGCGAGCACCGCGCCGTCGAGGCCCGCCCGCACCAGGTCATCGAGGGCTGAGGGCACCGGGCACCGGGGGCTGGGCGCCGACCGACGACACGGCCCGCGCCGCCGCCCGCACACCGCCCAGCAGGGCGTCCCGCCGCGACGCCCCGGTCAGCCACGCCGCCAGCAGCCCGGCGTCGAACGCGTCGCCCGCCCCGGTCGAGTCCACGCAGTCCACGTCCTCGGCGGGCACCGACAGCACGCCGTCCGCGTCCACCCAGCTCGCGCCGCCCGCGCCGGACGTCAGCGCCACCGCGCCCGCCACGTCCAGCAGCGCCGAGGCCGACGCGGGCGAGGCCGACCCGGTCAGCGCCACCAGCTCCTCGGTGTTGGGCAGCAGCAGGTCCACGCCCCGCACGTCGTCGAGGAACCCGTCGTAGACCAGCGCCGCGGACTGCGGGTCGACCGA
This portion of the Saccharothrix syringae genome encodes:
- a CDS encoding fumarate hydratase, giving the protein MPTTFQYTDVLPLAKDNHTEYRLVSPDGVSVVEAAGRTFLQVEPSALTLLAKEAIRDIQHLLRPSHLAQLRAIVDDPEASGNDRFVAMDLLRNACIAAGGVLPMCQDTGTAIVMGKRTESVLTGGTDEEALSRGIFDAYQELNLRYSQMAPVTFWDERNTGTNLPAQIDLFTAPGTEPKYEFLFMAKGGGSANKTFLYQETKALLNPSRLARFLDEKLRSLGTAACPPYHLAVVVGGLSAEQNLKVAKLASARYLDGLPTEGSALGHAFRDVDLEQQVLELTRDFGIGAQFGGKYFCHDVRVIRLPRHGASCPVGIAVSCSADRQAKAKITPEGLFLEQLERDPAHFLPDVRGEELSDEVVRIDLNRPMAEIREALSKLPVKTRVSLTGPLVVARDIAHAKIKERLDAGEPVPQYLKDHPVYYAGPAKTPEGYASGSFGPTTAGRMDSYVEQFQAAGGSLVMLAKGNRSRQVTQACQAHGGFYLGSIGGPAARLAQDCIRKVEVLEYPELGMEAVWRIEVEDFPAFVVVDDKGNDFFAETSAPTLQISFRK
- a CDS encoding aminoglycoside phosphotransferase family protein, whose product is MVFSLTKRRLTADRLDALARRALGAPLAAHVELTEGMFNTAYRLTAADGREAVLKVAPPPDVPLLTYERDLMSTEALAFRLMAERGLPVPEVLLHEDGLLLMTALRGAPWHAAGLSGVERAALRRELGGVVRRLHGITGEVFGYVQGPNGATWREAFGNMVAAVLADARRFGVELPDVRPAFDGCADLLDEVTTPVLVHFDLWEANIFVADGHIEGIIDPERAFFGDPLAEIPSVALFSEPDEDYLAGYGVTGFSEAERTRIALYRAYLCLVMLVEGVPRGYSGPEREQHVAFFRAKLAEYLDL
- a CDS encoding sigma-70 family RNA polymerase sigma factor; this encodes MTVPKVLDREVGNEQTSTSAEMDLDAQGPAADLVRVYLNGIGKTALLTAAEEVELAKRIEAGVFAQHMLETKSGLTDVRRGELRALIRDGHVAKNHLLEANLRLVVSLAKRYTGRGMPLLDLIQEGNLGLIRAVEKFDYTKGFKFSTYATWWIRQAITRGMADQGRTIRLPVHLVEQVNKLARIKRDLHQQLGREATNEELAKESGLSPDKVSDLLDHARDPVSLDMPVGTEEDAPLGDFIEDSDATDAESAVISGLLQDDLRRVLATLEPREQAVIRLRYGLEDGQPRTLDQIGKQFGLSRERVRQIEREVMAKLRQGERAARLRAYAS
- the dtd gene encoding D-aminoacyl-tRNA deacylase, with amino-acid sequence MRAVVMRVTEASVTVEGEVVGTIDEPGLLVLLGVHADDTPDKAPLMARKLHELRVLRDEESCATTGAPLLVVSQFTLYGETRKGRRPSWTAAARPGHAAPLVEAVVSELRLRGARVQTGRFGAMMSVRSANDGPFTVLVEL
- a CDS encoding DUF7782 domain-containing protein, with product MLPDLSVELTARLREAFRDAGYDADGVVEALGPQAHAALGRGEPEAARRASLDAGALGTLVRLFLLGDAEEEKDVRSALPGVDLEDAVRNEVLRGEGDRLRAGLDIRPYGDDEGSWWVVADLDSDQRGGPVPADHVLGVGHASISLARATSRRPVDTLLDLGTGCGVQALHASRHARRITATDLSERALALATGTFRLNEVEVELRRGEWFGPLRGRRFDQVVCNPPFVVGPPRVDYVYRDSGLGGDDASALVVRQMPSFLNEGGVGQLLASWLHRRGEDWADRVSSWLPRGGVDAWFVQRDVADPTLYVGTWLRDAGVDPRGDEGRAKAGAWLDWFAEHDVEGIGFGFVTLRRTDAAHAEVVCEDLRHAYDDPLGPESAAWLDRVAWLRERGNDDLLKTRFTVPASVLLEEVSSPSEEGWEAVVRRLHRTDGPGWQHELDEVAARLLAGFRGVLPLEDLITLLAYAEDLDADALAAAALPVVRELVRHGMVVPA
- a CDS encoding PucR family transcriptional regulator, with translation MVALDRLVDVLGSLGTHLSCAPRGRDVELRGVALHDPAEHTAAAPDDVLLGLGVPTPAAAARLVGGTAAAAVVLHGAPPLDERVAAAARRSGAAVLLVDPSVPWGQLANVAQTLVLGGQGAGDLFAVADAIAAVVGGPVTIEDQQSRVLAYSYRQQDVDPVRVQTILGRRVPEEARRALDSYGVFAHLARSDEPMFVPKLTDQLGGRLVAAVRAGRELLGSVWVEVDAAVDAVRHAALVDGARTAALHLLRARASADLERQAEADLVIEALDAGAPGSLARLGLPSTDLRVIAVQAHAGEGEHGAALLAFSRATAGFGWSRPGRSALFGNVLYTVLPCGDDPAAAVEWVRALVRELPAEAVVQAGVGGRADAGSLPASRAEADECLALSSGNPVVYDDSWSHVLLRRLAGVAEAGRLPTRGPVADLLDHDARHGTQYASTLRAWLAAQGDAREAARALAVHPNTLRYRMQRMAEVTPLPLDNPDQRLAMAIALAITPPP
- a CDS encoding DUF3099 domain-containing protein, which codes for MTNPERDSTPVLITEAAPSYEEQHAARKRKYAIMMSARIPCLILAMVFHQTWWLALAFLLLSVPLPWMAVLIANDRPPRKAEKASRFVREHRAVEARPHQVIEG